The following DNA comes from Anopheles arabiensis isolate DONGOLA chromosome 3, AaraD3, whole genome shotgun sequence.
AAAGACAATTTTTGTTCATCATTGGTAGCTAATGTAAGATTGACAAATGGCACGGCGATACGATGGCATATTTCCCATTACTATATACACTGCAACACTTGCTTGATCGTGTACGTTCTGCATGGGAGTGATAAGCTCTAACGACCGAGAGAGAAACGGTCATTGATCTAagacaggggtctccaaacttttcagtttgcgggccgcattgcttcacaaataACATTGTTAAGGACCATTTTGACGTTAACTTCAGAACGATTGTAAGTTcaaatcttgttttgtttagaaaaTACGAACagaataaatcaaatttatacagtTGAAtcttttattgaatcttgatATTTGTCTTTCtgtaagtaaaaaaataagtttCATTAATTGGTAACAAAAGCTACTTATTTGAACCTTTACTAAGTCATCGCGGGCTGCATTACAGGCTCTTGAAGGCCGCATGCGGCAGGTGGTCCTTAGTTTGGAGATCCCTGATCCCTGATATCCACTAGTTCAACATGCATAACTCGAAagtgttcgtgtttttttgtgttcgccTTCCTTACCATAACGGAAGTCAGTGGTATTGAAGAAGAAATTTCAGATACAACTATCGTCGTTATTGTGTTTGATGTGATAATAACGCAGCTCGAATTACTGGAGTACAAGCTGATCGAGATGGATTTAACACGAACTAATACAGTGCTGGGTATTCGAAATAGGTCACTTCTATTTCGATGGCTCTTCCTACCATGAAGgatttcatcattttctcCGTTATTTTCATGTAAAAGTTTATGTTGGATGCTTATTTCACATTCCATTTCAGTTCAGAAATAAcaattcaatacaaaaaaaatgcgtactgaggaggatatttgaaataaCGGTTATCAAAGCatattgtcataacaaaaaaaaacgttataattcatggcacatttcaaatattctgattggaaaacatgaagttgtaaaacctcgaattttaccaatttgaattaaacgttcaagttataacaaaggcacaaaatcgcaaagtagaagaataaacagaaggctgaaggtgttgtcagtacaacgatccgtaaacgaatgatctttattttgacattcagattatcgcacagttgtcacggtgatggtcatattctGATCCGGCATATTGGGCACTATGGTCTTATCAGGGGTCAAATCTCCAGGATATTACAAAGTTAAATTATATTAACTGACTAGTGtataataaaacattatagaaaaattcatgaaaaaacagGAATTTGTGATTAAATATTGACTCATCATTCGTGTTATCCGGGTCCAGTCCCGATGAGCcaggataaacggcgctccactatAGAGAAATTTCACATCGGAATTCATCTAAAATTAGCCAGAATTTCGCCATTCGTCTAATTTGCGTTATGCTTTGCGTTGATTGCGTTTCGAAACCAGCAGATAACAAGCTAAACAAAGAAGTCTGAAAAGAGTGTGGAATTCTTTCGCAAAAAGATTGCACATGCATCGTGCTCCTTTCCTCGAATAGGTCAAACTTTAATTGCGACAGGCCACTGATACGTCTGCTACCAGCTGACGTTTTTTATGGTTATTGGAGGGCTTtgctggtttgttttgatttataatTTTACGCAAGCGATAGGTAACATGAATGGAAACGGCAAAATTTCGAATTACGAGTAACATTATTGACCTTTAGCATAGGGAATTCCATAAACAATCACGAAAAGAAAGGTTGTTTATTAAACCCAAGCATCTGTATCAAGTTCAACTTGTTACAGTACTAAGGGTCATTATCAGTACTCGTTTGACTAATCCTCCTTTTTTATACAGCCAAAAATTTGCCATTTTGTTGAACAAAAAGGCTGTCAATGGGGATCGGCTGGGGTTGAATTCCtgtatgattttgtttaaggattttttcttttatgttgATGCGAGGTACAATACTGATAAACACTTCTTTCCatgatttgttttcttgttttgctgccTTTCTTGGACAGTATAAAAAGAAGCTGAATCAACTGTTGGCCAGAGTCATTCTATAGTAATCGTAGCGATAGGGGCTTGAGCAAAATGTACGTTTTGAAGGTTATTGTACCGTTACTGCTGATGTTGTTTCTTTCGCATACAGGCCGAAGCGACGATCATCATAACGCCATAGATAGGTTCCTCCCAGGGTTTGCATACGAGATGATTGCAAACAAATTGGAGTACATGCAGGACAAACTGAACGAAATGGAATCCACTATAAAGGAGGATCGGAAGCTCATCGATCAGCAAACTGACGCAATTCACGCAAATCACGCACAGATGAAGGAGGACATGCAATTGCTTGTTCGGAAGTTCATCGATGCGCAAACTCAGTCCAACAAAGCGCTCATTGAGGCAGCCAACGCTAACCAAGCAAAGATGAAGGAGGAGATTCAACTGCTCGCTCGCAAGTATATTGATCAACAGACTGAGACATTTGAAACTAATAACGCACAGATGCGGGAGGAGATTCAGCAGCTCGCTTCAAAGAAAGATCTTGCACGATTTATGACCATTTCCGGCTTGAACCTTCACAGTATTTCGTTTGAATCATGCAAAGAAAATATATTGAAGCGATCAGGTCAATATCTAATACAACCTACTGAGAACAATAAACCATTTCGAGGATATTGTGAGCAGACTGCTTTCGGAGGAGGTTGGTTAGTGTTCCAGTATCGTTACGATGGATCGGTGGACTTTTACCGCAACTGGGCCGAGTATCGGAATGGGTTTGGCAGCATGGATGGAGAGTTCTGGCTAGGGTTGGAGCATTTACATCGCATAACATCGGCACGAAAGCACGAGCTGCTGGTAGAACTGAAAGACTTTGAAGGAAACTACATGTACGCACGGTATGATGAGTTCGAGATCGGGAGTGAAGAGGAGCAATATCCGTTAGCAAAGCTCGGATCGTACACAGGAACGGCAGGAGACTCATTGTATGGCCACAAGGGCATGAAGTTTACGACGAAGGATCGGGACAACGACTTGGCAAGATCAAACTGCGCTAGTAACTGGAAGGGAGCATGGTGGTACAACGCATGTCACGGTGCAAATCTTAACGGACTGTACAGGAACAGTGTGAACggagaaaatattgtttggaATGCTTACAAAAGGTACTGGGGTTTGGCATACTCAAGAATAATGATTCGCGAGATCTAACGAGtactttaattttaataaataaaaattaattcagCACAATCGTTTAGTTCTTGATCATAGGGATTGGATCAGGTATTGACGTATCACATAAGATCGACATAGCCCAATTGCATCTGACAACAGTTTACAGTTGTTGCTGCTAAATGCTACTTTTGAATAATTTCTAGTAATTTTTATCGGTAATTCATTAAttcagccggtctcgtagtacagtcgtcaactcgtacgacttaacaacatgcccgtcatgggt
Coding sequences within:
- the LOC120901645 gene encoding fibrinogen-like protein 1, encoding MYVLKVIVPLLLMLFLSHTGRSDDHHNAIDRFLPGFAYEMIANKLEYMQDKLNEMESTIKEDRKLIDQQTDAIHANHAQMKEDMQLLVRKFIDAQTQSNKALIEAANANQAKMKEEIQLLARKYIDQQTETFETNNAQMREEIQQLASKKDLARFMTISGLNLHSISFESCKENILKRSGQYLIQPTENNKPFRGYCEQTAFGGGWLVFQYRYDGSVDFYRNWAEYRNGFGSMDGEFWLGLEHLHRITSARKHELLVELKDFEGNYMYARYDEFEIGSEEEQYPLAKLGSYTGTAGDSLYGHKGMKFTTKDRDNDLARSNCASNWKGAWWYNACHGANLNGLYRNSVNGENIVWNAYKRYWGLAYSRIMIREI